The DNA region ATTTCATTATTGCCTCAAATCAGTTATTTATAACACCATTCTACATCATTCTCTAGTTTCGAAAGAAGTCTAATGTTTCTTCTTCAGAAATTTCAATTTTACTTAGTGATAGTTTTGTTAACTTTAATGATATTGAAGGCATAATTATCACATAATATTAATGTTTATTATTAAAGTATTACACTTAATCAAACAGCTAATCTATATTATGCTTTTTATAGCAAATTTTTTGTACTAATTTGTTCATAATGCATATAACTTGAAAATTCCTTGATTGATCTTAGGTTGCGTACTTTTCTCGATCATCAGTTCAACCTTTAGATCGAAAATTAGCTCCCAATTTCATAGATTTTTTACCTATTTTCCACCTTTTGCTTTAACTTATTTATGTGATATACTTTTGAAGATTTATCAGTAAACAATATTTTAATGAGATAGATATGAGTTGAAACATCATTCCGCATAGAAAGTAATCAAATTTCTGTTATGGTCTTATAGCAATAACGTATGAAATAGGTACAATCAGATAAACTGCATTACGTGTGCTACAGTCATGCTAATATCTTTGAATTGAGCAGTAACTTTTCTTATTTCGTTCTTAATCTTAAACCAATAATGTTCTATAGGATTTAAATCTGGACTATATGTAGGTAAGAATAGAATACTGCAGCCCACCGATTCTATTAATACTTTAATTGTATTATTCTTATGGAAGTTGATATTATCCATAATTACTATTTGTCCAGGGTGCAATTCTTTGATTAATATAGTTTCTACATAAGTTGTAAATATTTCTTTATTACAATTTCCTTCAAATATTACTGGTGCTATAATTTGATTATTACAAAGCCCTGCTATCATACTGACCCTGGATTTATATTGATAAGCTTTATTGCCATAACATCTAGTACCTTTTATACTCCATCCATATTCTCTACAAGCATTATCCTCTATTCCTGACTCATCAATGAATACTAGATCTTCTTTAGAAATTTGCTTTATCTTCTCTATAAACTCATTCCTTAACACAGTATCCCTTTTGGGATGAAGATGAGTTTTTTTATAAGTGTATCCTAGTAGTTTTCTATAATAATTTATTCTAGTTCTTTGTAATCTATTACCTAGTATAATACTTAATTCTTTAGCTGTTTTATCATGATGATTGATAATTAACTCCTCAAATTCTTTGAGATCTATTTTTGCATTATAACCTTTTGCTGGTCCATAAGGTTTTGCTTTAATATCTCCTGTTTCCCATTTAAGATGTTTCCATCTATATATCGTATTACGACTTATATTGAATATTTTACATGCTTTAACAATTGATAGTCCATCATCTACCGCTTTGAATATCTTCATTCTTAAATCATAACTGTATCTTCTTGCCATTATTTATCTATTATTTTTTATACTCTTTTCATATTAGCATATTATGTACCTATTTCCTACGTTCGTGCTATATTACAAGAGAATTTGATGAAACTTTGAAATGAGATAAGCAAATGATGGTTGCAAATACAGCTAGTGCATCTTACTGATAACAAAATACAGCATAGTCAACAAGTGATGTAAGTACGAATGATAAAGATATCTATAGAATTACAAGGCCTAAAAATGGAGCTCAAAATGATATGAAGTTATCTGGAAAGCATAATACTGGAAATGGCGCGCGTTATGTTTGATGTCGTTAGTGATGGAAAAACGTGGATAACTAAACTACCATAACTTCACTAGATCTTCCATTAGGGAACGAGATAATAGCAATATTACTTTGTTACCAACTATATTAATAAAAAAATATAGCTCCTCTAATCCTTCACAGCATTTGTGATACTGAATTATTCAACGAATTATATAGAAAGATTTTTTTAATTTAAGAAATTAAAAACTGAACAAGTCGTAATATTAATAACAACACTACCAACAAGTCAAAAAAACTAAAGCTTTGATAGAATTTGATGATGTATACAAAAGTAATTCTTCTGTTCTTTTTACTTGTTTTTAATCTTGGTATATACTTTAACTATGCCTTGAGCTAAACTCTAATAAACAGACCTTTAAACAAAACCTTTAATATAGTTAAGACAGTTAAACTACTTTGTAATCAACTGCTTTAACTATATCGCATATTAATTTATCTATCTTGATTATTAGTTATAACACATACAACTTTATAACATGTAGAAACAACATTTATAAACTACATAAATAAATATCTAAAAAGATGATAACTTTTAGTCTAGCACTAAATTTGTAGCATAAATTCTACCTTTTTGAGATCCTATCTGAAAACTTACTCTTTGCCCTTCCTTAAGATCAGCTACTCCAGCTGCTACTACTGCAGTAGCATGCACAAAAACATCTTCCATTTTTCCGCCATCTTTAACCTTTTCTGAAGGCTGAATGAATCCATACCCCTTGACAGAATTATACCACTTTACTATACCTGTTGCCATAAAAAACCTTTAATTAATTTAGTACTTGCGAGCTACTAGAGATATTTAGTGATTAATGTAACTAGAGACTTAAAATACTAAATTACTATACATTCTATGACTTAACACTTCTAGGCGTCACGAGAGGATTATATATTATATTGTACTTTAACGCAACATTTATTATCATATTTTTTGTTATAGTGAAAGCTTAAGCATTATGAAAACGGTGAAATGTGAGGATATGTATAATCTTATAATGAAGTTTTAGCATAGAAAGAAGCAATAATAGATTCATAAGATTTAGCAAATTGAGTAATTTGATTTCTAATCCACATCTTCATATTAGCCCAAAACTTTTCTATCAGATTTAAATCTGGAGAATAAGGTAGCTAAAAAATAACTTTATAACCAACAGATTCTATTAATTTTTATCGCTTCTTTCTATCTCAAACCTCATTGTAAATGACTATATATAAATATTTGGCTATGAGAAAGTGCGACATGAGGTTTTACTCAAACAAAAACTAGAGAGATGTATCAAGGTAGCATTTAGACCTAAGTTACCGCTATTGAGATACAAGATTAGCAACGATTTTGTACTAAGAGGAATAAAATCCTACTAAAGAGTTACTGATCTAGATAGGAAATAGGGGCAGGATAAAGTTAAAATTGGTTAAACGAAAGTAAATTTTCATGTAGACAATATTGTAAAGGCAAAAGCAGATACTCCAGATAAAAGCTATTATATGGATAAAGCTGAAAAGCCTAGCTGTAAGAATAGATTTATCGCTTTCTTAAAAAAATGCAAGTTTCCTGGTATATAGAAGGTCATATCTCTGATGAATGAAATATGGCAAGCCTATTATTTGTGATATAGCTAAACTATTATAACTGTTTTATAGTAGCTTAGCTATATATGCCTATCTTTTTTTATCATGGTTTTTAAATGCTGACTTTTATGAAAACTTGCATTGTCTATTACAACTACAGAATTATTAGGTAATTTCAAAATTAAATCATGCTCTATCCAACAGTTAAAAATAGCAGTATTAACATTACAGTCAAAAACGGTTAGCAGAAAATTATCTACTAATGCTCCTATAAAGTTAGTTCTCTTTAATGTATGAAAATCATAAACTTAATAACATCTCATGTCTTTTGCTAAATATCCGTAAGTTCTAGGTGTACTATGAACAAACCTACTTTCATCCGTAAAGACAATAATTTTTCCTTTTCTTTGTACCTTTTTATCTTATCATAAAATTTTAACCTCTCTTATTTTTTTGCCTTAGGATGTTTTATAGTTTTTTTATACCTGACTTACTTACTCCTAGTCGTTTAGCTCTTTCATGTTTATACACATCACTATATTGTGACACATATTCTGTTAGTTTATCAATAGAGATTTTTATTGGGTTTCTGTTTCTGTTTTTTTACACGATATCTCTTTCAAACTGTAGACATTGCCATGATAGCTTCATACATAGGATCACTCCATTGTATGTACAACTTAGACTTCTGTTCGTAGAACAACAGGTTTGTCCTATTCTCATAGTCAAACAATCATATATATAACTTCACATCACATGTTAAATATAGTATTTCATGGCTAACATATTTCTTAATATTAACCTTTGGCTTTAAAAGTAATTATTTTGATGTTTTTTTGTCAGTTCTGACTATAATAGTTAATGTACTTTTTAGTATAAAAAAATTTATAGCATAATTGATTCTTAATATTTGAAATATCAAATCACTTAAACTTATGCATAGTTATCATTTATTAAATAACAGAGCAATTTTAGAATTATCTGGTTGCGATGCATCTAATTTTTTATTAAGAATTACCACAAATGTTATACCTGCAGCAAATGGGGAAGCTAAGTATTCTATGATTTTAAGTCCTCAAGGTAGATTTTTATTTGATTTTTTCCTTATCAATAATCATAACACTTTTTTTATTGATTGTTTAGCGAGTATCAAAAATGCTCTTCTATCAAAATTGCATATGTTCAAGCTTAGATCAAAAGTGCAAATCAATGATGTAAGTGACTTCTATGATGTAATATATAGCCAATTTTATATAAATGATAGTAACTTACATCATCTTAATCTTAATACTGCAAAATTAGTAACTCAATATCGAGATCCTAGATTTAATCAAATGGGATTTAGATTGTTAACTGAAAAACTACATTCTTGTAACTTAGTTAATTCAAATACTGATGTATATTTAGTTGATAAATATAAGTTTGCAATACCTGATGGAGAAATTGATATACCATCTAACAAAGCCATTCCTCCTGAGTATGGTGCTGATAGATTAAATGCTATAAGTTATTCTAAAGGATGTTATATAGGACAAGAATTAATATCTAGAATTAAATCTCAAGGAGTAGTACGAAAAAAAATATATCATGCTACTAGCGATGAAAATTTACTTAATGTTGCACCTCAAACTCCAATTATGCATAATAGCAATATTATAGGTTACTGGTGCTCTAGTTACTATACACAAGGTATAGCATTAATTAGAGAAAGTAGCGATCAAAATAATATTTTTACTAAACAAGAAATTACAGTAGATAGCGCTAAAATAAAACTTAGCATTCCTCAATGGCAAATAACATAAAATTAATTTTATATAGGGTGATACAAGTTATTTATGACCTAAGTTCGATATAAGATATATCTGAAGAATAAGAATTTCCATAATAGTTTAACAACAGTTTGATATAAGCAATAGAAAAAAAGATATCTGCAAAAAAGACAATGTGAGCGCAAAAATCTCAAGAATAATAAAAGAGAACTAAATATGATGCCTAAGATGTAAGTTATATATAGCTCTATTCGAAAATGTAATTACACATTGTAAAGTGTAAAAAACAGCATCAAAAAAGTTGTTAAATAAGTAAGATACTTTGTGTATGTCATCTTTAACTTTAAACTGATAATACTCAATTAGATCCAAATCTAGAGAATAAGTTGGAAGATATAATAATTTACACCATACTGATTCTATCATAGACTTAACGACAACTGTTTTATGAAAACTTATATTACCTAATATTACTATTTGTCTAAATGAGCAATAACTTTATCATTATAAAGATCAGCTATCATACTTACTCTTCGCATGTGCTAATAAGTTTCATTATAAATGACTATAATATACTACATACATACTTTCATCTTATTTTATTTTTTCTTTACTGTATTTTATTTCTAATGCAACTATCTTTTTAATTTATGCTGCATTGTAGTACAACTAATGATTGTATTTAAGGAGAATTGAATTTAATATACGTTACTGTAGATTTAAAAGAGGAAAATATGTGTATTAAAGATAGGGCAGAAGAAATATATAAAAGCTTTAGAGACTATTGTTATGAAATAAATAAAGTGCAACACTATGAATCTGTTGACCGTTCAGGTAATAAAGATCATGCAGATACACCTGGAAGCGTTTTTTGGAGTACACTATGCGGATATAAATGTCTTATTGATTGCTATCAAGTTGTATATAATAAAGATTGTGCATAACTTAAAGAATTTAGCGCTCATCTTGGTGAAATGTTTAAACAGCAACTTTTAATATCTTATACTGAATCAAAACTTGAGCGCAAATGCAGAATTAAGTTAGCAGAAAAAATAATAAATGATTTAGAAGCTAAGGGAATAGTATATGTAGCTTGCAATTGGTTTTACGGTGTTCAACATGTAGCAATT from Orientia tsutsugamushi str. Boryong includes:
- a CDS encoding IS630 family transposase produces the protein MARRYSYDLRMKIFKAVDDGLSIVKACKIFNISRNTIYRWKHLKWETGDIKAKPYGPAKGYNAKIDLKEFEELIINHHDKTAKELSIILGNRLQRTRINYYRKLLGYTYKKTHLHPKRDTVLRNEFIEKIKQISKEDLVFIDESGIEDNACREYGWSIKGTRCYGNKAYQYKSRVSMIAGLCNNQIIAPVIFEGNCNKEIFTTYVETILIKELHPGQIVIMDNINFHKNNTIKVLIESVGCSILFLPTYSPDLNPIEHYWFKIKNEIRKVTAQFKDISMTVAHVMQFI
- a CDS encoding cold-shock protein, with the protein product MATGIVKWYNSVKGYGFIQPSEKVKDGGKMEDVFVHATAVVAAGVADLKEGQRVSFQIGSQKGRIYATNLVLD
- a CDS encoding YgfZ/GcvT domain-containing protein; this translates as MHSYHLLNNRAILELSGCDASNFLLRITTNVIPAANGEAKYSMILSPQGRFLFDFFLINNHNTFFIDCLASIKNALLSKLHMFKLRSKVQINDVSDFYDVIYSQFYINDSNLHHLNLNTAKLVTQYRDPRFNQMGFRLLTEKLHSCNLVNSNTDVYLVDKYKFAIPDGEIDIPSNKAIPPEYGADRLNAISYSKGCYIGQELISRIKSQGVVRKKIYHATSDENLLNVAPQTPIMHNSNIIGYWCSSYYTQGIALIRESSDQNNIFTKQEITVDSAKIKLSIPQWQIT
- a CDS encoding transposase, producing MVILGNISFHKTVVVKSMIESVWCKLLYLPTYSLDLDLIEYYQFKVKDDIHKVSYLFNNFFDAVFYTLQCVITFSNRAIYNLHLRHHI